In a genomic window of Streptomyces pristinaespiralis:
- a CDS encoding CHAT domain-containing protein has protein sequence MDRHGRTEEAEKLFREAAEGYADFNGMYNLALVAERTGRIRMARLWYTEAFRHGHPEAANNLGVLLFNQEDPDAVHWFRIAASTGHPQAVANLRRVEAAAPPPPVDPETAPVAKYLNAEAAFKRFEATGDDASLVAAVNITRDGVRLAPEGHPARAVLLGALRGVLRYRYDLRGHTADLREAALVALEELSARAPDDPVRTKAAEAAVGILRDLSQVTGDAEPVRRAVDIGRQVLTRPGGDEKARADLEAGLCGALMSLAVQHTDTGDGGAAAADAEATIDGYLDEAVALGRAAVERLPPDDAVSRINLGAALHMRGSRGGSPDDLDEAVALLRAAARTAENPRNRADAATNLASVLRSRASLTRRSQDRREADAVADEARTVLRESPADHPRTLMYSLFAAGGSATSEDARRALAAVSRSHALRPKLLVRLATALEEEGDRDGAVVAAREATATAVSSESTVESQRLLGSLLLRSHDDGGPDRAEVEEAVAAFTAAVAACEATDVDRADVLIGLAVALVNRLRFAPDGPDHEAALTALREAAHAVGSSPGSRLSATRMWAGLAHEAGDTADALVGARAAVSLLRDIGWTGLERPDQEQALRSGAAMPREAAALAITEGRPELAVELLEQGRSVLWRSTLHLRGDLALLAAREPSLAAELESVRSALDGDERADPETRMRLARRWTRLCDRVRSLPGFERFLAPPEFGELAPAAAEGPVVVVNISSIRCDAILVLPGGRVDVVPLPGVDFRSADSVCNTYLEHLGDALAPGATGRIRQRAQHTVHDTLEWLWEKIARPVLDRLALPYRSEAPPRIWWCPTASLVSLPLHAAGRYPRTRADRTEPVGLPYAVVSSYTTTLAALADARGRPAAGDPRLLAVGLSDTRRGHTPLPGVPEELRGLRDALGPERLSTLADDAATVAAVRERLPGHPWAHFACHGRLDMSAPVTSGLCLRDGDMNVLDFAELRLTGADLAFLSACHTRLGGGQLPDEAIHTAAALRMAGFRHVVSTLWSVQDRVAPAVAAAFYRNLEAPGAARSAGAAVALHRAVAELRDADPTNPMLWAPFAHDGP, from the coding sequence TTGGACCGCCACGGTCGTACCGAGGAGGCGGAAAAGCTCTTCAGGGAGGCGGCCGAGGGATACGCCGACTTCAACGGGATGTACAACCTGGCTCTGGTGGCGGAGCGCACCGGCCGGATCCGCATGGCCCGTCTCTGGTACACCGAGGCGTTCCGCCACGGGCATCCGGAGGCCGCCAACAACCTGGGAGTACTGCTGTTCAACCAGGAGGACCCCGACGCGGTCCACTGGTTCCGGATCGCCGCCTCGACGGGCCATCCCCAGGCCGTCGCCAACCTCCGGCGAGTGGAAGCCGCCGCCCCCCCTCCTCCGGTGGACCCGGAGACGGCGCCGGTGGCGAAGTACCTGAATGCGGAGGCGGCGTTCAAACGGTTCGAGGCGACGGGCGACGACGCGTCCCTCGTGGCGGCCGTCAACATCACCCGGGACGGGGTGCGCCTGGCACCCGAAGGACATCCGGCACGGGCGGTCCTGCTCGGCGCACTGCGCGGAGTCCTGCGCTACCGCTACGACTTACGGGGCCACACCGCCGACCTGCGGGAGGCGGCCCTTGTCGCGCTGGAGGAACTGTCGGCCCGCGCCCCGGACGATCCGGTGCGTACGAAGGCCGCAGAGGCCGCCGTCGGGATTCTGCGCGACCTGTCCCAGGTCACCGGTGACGCGGAGCCGGTGCGTCGCGCCGTGGACATCGGCAGGCAGGTGCTGACGCGGCCGGGCGGTGACGAGAAGGCACGGGCCGACCTCGAGGCGGGTCTCTGCGGCGCCCTGATGTCGCTGGCCGTCCAGCACACGGACACGGGCGACGGCGGTGCCGCCGCAGCGGACGCCGAGGCCACGATCGACGGATACCTCGACGAGGCGGTCGCGCTGGGGCGCGCGGCCGTCGAGCGTCTGCCCCCGGACGATGCGGTGTCGCGCATCAATCTCGGGGCGGCGCTGCACATGCGGGGCTCGCGCGGAGGTTCACCGGACGACCTGGACGAGGCGGTCGCCCTGTTGCGGGCGGCGGCGCGGACGGCGGAGAACCCCAGGAACCGGGCCGACGCCGCCACCAACCTCGCGTCGGTGCTGCGCAGCCGGGCCTCGCTCACCCGCCGGTCGCAGGACCGGCGCGAGGCCGACGCGGTGGCGGACGAGGCGCGGACCGTGCTGCGGGAGTCACCCGCGGACCATCCGCGGACGCTCATGTACTCCCTGTTCGCGGCCGGCGGCTCCGCCACCTCCGAGGACGCCCGCCGTGCGCTGGCGGCCGTGTCCCGCTCACACGCCTTGCGACCGAAGCTGCTGGTCCGGCTGGCCACGGCGCTGGAGGAGGAGGGTGACCGGGACGGCGCGGTCGTCGCGGCCAGGGAGGCGACGGCCACCGCGGTGAGCAGCGAGAGCACGGTCGAGTCGCAGCGGCTCCTCGGCTCTCTGCTGCTGCGTTCGCACGACGACGGCGGGCCGGACCGCGCGGAGGTGGAAGAGGCCGTGGCGGCCTTCACGGCGGCGGTCGCGGCATGCGAGGCGACGGACGTGGACCGCGCCGACGTGCTGATCGGTCTGGCGGTGGCGCTGGTGAACCGCCTCCGGTTCGCACCGGACGGCCCCGACCACGAGGCGGCGCTGACGGCGCTCCGGGAGGCGGCCCACGCGGTCGGCTCCTCGCCCGGGAGCCGTCTGTCCGCCACCCGGATGTGGGCGGGCCTGGCCCACGAGGCCGGCGACACCGCCGACGCGCTGGTGGGGGCGCGCGCCGCGGTCTCCCTGCTGCGGGACATCGGCTGGACCGGGCTGGAACGCCCCGACCAGGAGCAGGCCCTGCGCAGCGGTGCCGCGATGCCGAGGGAGGCGGCTGCCCTGGCGATCACCGAGGGCCGGCCCGAGCTTGCCGTGGAACTCCTGGAGCAGGGGCGTTCTGTGCTGTGGCGTTCCACCCTGCACCTGCGCGGCGACCTCGCCCTTCTCGCGGCCCGGGAGCCCTCCCTCGCGGCGGAGCTGGAGAGCGTCCGCTCCGCGCTGGACGGCGACGAGAGGGCCGATCCGGAGACCCGGATGCGGCTGGCCCGCCGCTGGACCCGGCTGTGCGACCGGGTCAGGAGCCTGCCCGGCTTCGAACGCTTCCTCGCACCGCCCGAGTTCGGCGAACTCGCTCCCGCGGCGGCCGAGGGTCCCGTGGTCGTCGTCAACATCAGCTCCATCCGCTGCGACGCGATCCTGGTGCTGCCGGGGGGACGGGTCGACGTCGTACCGCTGCCAGGCGTCGACTTCCGCAGCGCCGACAGCGTCTGCAACACCTACCTGGAGCACCTGGGGGACGCGCTGGCACCCGGTGCCACGGGCCGGATCCGGCAACGCGCGCAGCACACCGTCCACGACACCCTGGAATGGCTGTGGGAGAAGATCGCCCGGCCGGTGCTGGACCGGCTGGCCCTGCCGTACCGGTCAGAGGCGCCGCCGCGGATATGGTGGTGCCCCACGGCCTCCTTGGTGTCGTTGCCGCTGCACGCGGCGGGGCGTTACCCGCGCACCCGCGCCGACCGGACCGAGCCGGTCGGACTGCCGTACGCGGTGGTGTCGTCCTACACCACGACCCTCGCCGCACTCGCCGACGCCAGGGGGCGGCCGGCCGCCGGCGATCCCCGGCTGCTGGCCGTGGGCCTGTCCGACACCCGGCGGGGCCACACGCCCCTGCCGGGAGTTCCCGAGGAACTACGGGGACTGCGTGACGCGCTCGGCCCCGAGCGGCTCAGCACACTGGCCGACGACGCGGCCACCGTGGCGGCGGTGCGGGAGCGACTGCCCGGACACCCGTGGGCGCACTTCGCCTGCCACGGCCGACTGGACATGAGCGCACCGGTGACGTCGGGCCTGTGCCTGCGCGACGGCGACATGAACGTGCTCGACTTCGCGGAGCTCCGACTGACCGGTGCGGACCTGGCGTTCCTCTCCGCATGCCATACGCGGCTGGGCGGTGGGCAGTTGCCGGACGAGGCCATCCACACCGCGGCCGCGCTGCGCATGGCGGGCTTCCGCCACGTCGTGTCCACCTTGTGGTCCGTCCAGGACCGGGTCGCGCCCGCCGTCGCCGCCGCGTTCTACCGGAACCTCGAAGCCCCGGGCGCGGCGCGGTCGGCGGGTGCCGCAGTGGCCCTGCACCGTGCCGTCGCCGAACTGCGCGACGCGGACCCCACGAACCCGATGCTCTGGGCCCCCTTCGCGCACGACGGCCCGTAG
- the panB gene encoding 3-methyl-2-oxobutanoate hydroxymethyltransferase, producing the protein MTLQPARKATDSSKALYGGKQSRRITVHDIAAAKERGEKWPMLTAYDAMTASVFDEAGIPVVLVGDSMGNCHLGYETTVPVTMDEMTLLSAAVVRGTRRALVVGDLPFGAYQEGPVQALRNATRLVKEAGVGAVKLEGGERSLAQTELIVQSGIPVMSHLGLTPQSVNTMGYRVQGRSDEAAHKLIRDAKAAQDAGAFAVVLELVPAELAAEVTRSLHIPTIGIGAGPDTDAQVLVWTDMAGLTGGKVPRFTKQYANLRQTLGDAAKAFADDVAGGAFPAEEHSFH; encoded by the coding sequence ATGACGCTTCAGCCTGCCCGGAAGGCCACCGACAGCAGCAAGGCGCTGTACGGCGGCAAGCAGTCGCGCCGCATCACCGTGCATGACATCGCCGCCGCCAAGGAGCGCGGCGAGAAGTGGCCCATGCTCACCGCCTACGACGCCATGACGGCGTCCGTCTTCGACGAGGCCGGGATCCCCGTGGTCCTCGTGGGCGACTCGATGGGCAACTGCCACCTCGGCTACGAGACCACCGTGCCCGTCACGATGGACGAGATGACCCTCCTGTCCGCCGCCGTCGTACGGGGCACCAGGCGCGCCCTCGTCGTCGGCGACCTGCCCTTCGGCGCGTACCAGGAAGGGCCGGTCCAGGCCCTCCGCAACGCGACCCGGCTGGTCAAGGAGGCGGGCGTCGGCGCGGTCAAGCTGGAGGGCGGCGAGCGTTCGCTGGCCCAGACCGAGCTGATCGTGCAGTCCGGCATCCCGGTCATGTCCCACCTGGGACTGACCCCGCAGTCCGTGAACACCATGGGCTACCGGGTGCAGGGCCGCAGCGACGAGGCCGCCCACAAGCTGATCCGTGACGCCAAGGCCGCCCAGGACGCGGGCGCGTTCGCGGTGGTGCTCGAACTGGTCCCGGCCGAGCTCGCCGCCGAGGTCACCCGCTCCCTGCACATCCCCACCATCGGCATCGGCGCCGGGCCCGACACCGACGCCCAGGTCCTGGTGTGGACCGACATGGCCGGCCTGACGGGCGGCAAGGTGCCGCGCTTCACCAAGCAGTACGCGAACCTGCGGCAGACCCTCGGCGACGCGGCGAAGGCGTTCGCCGACGACGTCGCGGGCGGCGCGTTCCCCGCGGAGGAGCACAGCTTCCACTGA
- a CDS encoding endonuclease/exonuclease/phosphatase family protein, whose amino-acid sequence MPERWRGDRGIWRRGVVLAFCAVLVALLMILHAHIPNRIGNLGSLTETFLPWFGVFVPLIAVAGVLRRSATALIAVLLPLVVWLNLFGGLLGESAATGGDLTIATHNVNADNPDPGGTAEDVAAAGADVLALQELPAGQVTAYEEALSATYPHHAVEGTVGLWSKYPLTDTSPVDIRMGWTRAMRATVATPGGDVAVYVAHMPSVRVKLHAGFTANQRDNSADALGEAIARERLDRVVLLGDLNGTMNDRSLNAVTSQMRSTQGAAGDGFGFSWPAAFPMARIDQIMVRGVEPVSSWTLPRTNSDHLPIAARVDL is encoded by the coding sequence ATGCCCGAGCGGTGGCGCGGCGACCGGGGGATCTGGCGGCGCGGCGTCGTCCTCGCCTTCTGCGCCGTGCTGGTCGCCCTGCTGATGATCCTGCACGCCCACATCCCCAACCGGATCGGCAACCTCGGCAGCCTGACGGAGACCTTCCTGCCGTGGTTCGGTGTGTTCGTCCCGCTGATCGCCGTCGCCGGGGTGCTGCGCCGCTCGGCCACCGCGTTGATCGCCGTGCTGCTGCCGCTCGTCGTGTGGCTCAACCTGTTCGGCGGGCTGCTGGGCGAGTCCGCGGCCACCGGCGGCGATCTGACGATCGCCACGCACAACGTGAACGCGGACAACCCGGACCCCGGGGGCACCGCGGAGGACGTCGCCGCGGCCGGGGCCGACGTCCTCGCGCTCCAGGAACTGCCGGCCGGTCAGGTGACGGCGTACGAGGAGGCCCTGTCCGCCACGTACCCGCACCACGCGGTCGAGGGCACCGTGGGGCTGTGGAGCAAGTACCCGCTGACCGACACCTCCCCCGTCGACATCCGGATGGGCTGGACCCGCGCGATGCGCGCCACCGTGGCGACGCCCGGCGGTGACGTCGCGGTGTACGTCGCGCACATGCCGTCCGTCCGCGTGAAGCTCCACGCGGGCTTCACCGCCAACCAGCGGGACAACAGCGCCGACGCGCTGGGTGAGGCCATCGCCCGCGAGCGGCTGGACCGGGTCGTGCTGCTCGGCGACCTCAACGGCACGATGAACGACCGTTCCCTGAACGCCGTCACGTCCCAGATGCGCTCCACGCAGGGCGCGGCGGGCGACGGCTTCGGCTTCAGCTGGCCGGCGGCGTTCCCGATGGCGCGGATCGACCAGATCATGGTGCGCGGCGTGGAACCGGTGTCGTCGTGGACGCTGCCGCGGACGAACAGTGACCATCTGCCGATCGCGGCCCGCGTGGACCTGTGA
- a CDS encoding ATP-binding cassette domain-containing protein, whose translation MTRIDKNAVEVRGLVKHYGETKALDGVDLDVREGTVLGVLGPNGAGKTTLVRCLSTLIVPDAGHATVAGCDVVRQPRQLRRSIGLTGQYASVDEKLSGRENLYMIGRLLDLSRKDARRRAEELLERFSLTEAARRPAGQYSGGMRRRLDLAASMIGRPAVLYLDEPTTGLDPRTRNEVWEEVRRMVAEGATVLLTTQYMEEAEQLASEVTVIDRGRVIAGGAVDELKAKVGGRTLQIRPSDPAQLAAMARAVAEAGLDGVGGVSAVPDEGQLYVPILSDEQLTAVVGVLSTHGFRIAHIGTHLPSLDEVFLAITGGKTSPAPVGTTIPEEVAA comes from the coding sequence ATGACGCGAATCGACAAGAACGCCGTCGAGGTACGGGGCCTCGTCAAGCACTACGGGGAGACCAAGGCGCTCGACGGGGTGGACCTGGATGTCCGCGAAGGCACGGTCCTCGGGGTCCTCGGGCCCAACGGCGCGGGCAAGACCACCCTCGTCCGCTGCCTCTCCACCCTGATCGTCCCCGACGCCGGCCACGCCACCGTCGCCGGCTGCGACGTGGTGCGGCAGCCCCGTCAGCTGCGCCGCAGCATCGGGCTCACCGGCCAGTACGCCTCGGTCGACGAGAAGCTGTCCGGGCGGGAGAACCTCTACATGATCGGGCGGCTGCTGGACCTGTCCCGCAAGGACGCCCGCCGCCGCGCGGAGGAACTGCTGGAGCGCTTCTCGCTCACCGAGGCCGCCAGGCGGCCCGCCGGGCAGTACTCGGGCGGTATGCGGCGCCGGCTGGACCTCGCCGCCTCCATGATCGGCCGGCCGGCCGTGCTCTACCTGGACGAGCCGACGACGGGGCTCGACCCCCGTACCCGCAACGAGGTCTGGGAAGAGGTGCGGCGGATGGTCGCGGAGGGCGCGACCGTGCTGCTCACCACCCAGTACATGGAAGAGGCCGAGCAGCTCGCGAGCGAGGTGACCGTCATCGACCGCGGCCGGGTGATCGCGGGCGGCGCCGTGGACGAGCTGAAGGCCAAGGTCGGCGGGCGCACACTGCAGATCCGGCCGAGCGACCCGGCACAACTCGCCGCCATGGCACGGGCAGTGGCCGAGGCCGGGCTCGACGGCGTCGGAGGCGTGTCCGCGGTGCCGGACGAAGGACAGCTGTACGTACCGATCCTCAGCGACGAGCAACTGACCGCGGTCGTCGGGGTGCTGAGCACCCACGGCTTCCGGATCGCGCACATCGGCACCCATCTGCCGAGCCTGGACGAGGTCTTCCTCGCCATTACCGGCGGCAAGACCTCGCCCGCACCCGTCGGCACCACGATCCCCGAGGAGGTCGCGGCATGA
- a CDS encoding ABC transporter permease: MNAATVTAPATARPVRDEGRIGLRANLRHIGALVRRNIMQIRQDPESMFDVLLMPVVFTLLFVYVFGGAISGKGNQDVYVNYVVPGLMAMMGLSIAMAVGTGINDDFRKGVMDRFRTMPIARSSVLVAKIVVEVGRMLVAIAILLGVGFLLGLEIKTSVLELLAAVGLSLVFGASLTWIFILLGLTMKTAQAVQGMAMLVLMPLQFGSSIFTPPSTMPGWLESFTEYNPLSNLADAARALVNGGPVAHSVWMTLGWAAAITVVTAPLAIARFRKKA; this comes from the coding sequence ATGAACGCGGCAACCGTCACCGCCCCCGCCACCGCACGGCCCGTCCGGGACGAGGGCCGGATCGGCCTCCGGGCCAACCTGCGGCACATCGGCGCCCTGGTGCGCCGCAACATCATGCAGATCAGGCAGGACCCTGAGTCGATGTTCGACGTCCTGCTGATGCCCGTCGTCTTCACCCTGCTGTTCGTGTACGTCTTCGGCGGCGCGATCTCCGGCAAGGGGAACCAGGACGTGTACGTCAACTACGTGGTCCCCGGTCTGATGGCGATGATGGGCCTGAGCATCGCCATGGCCGTCGGGACAGGCATCAACGACGACTTCAGGAAGGGCGTCATGGACCGGTTCCGGACGATGCCCATCGCCCGGTCGTCGGTCCTCGTCGCGAAGATCGTCGTCGAAGTGGGCCGGATGCTGGTCGCCATCGCGATCCTGCTCGGCGTGGGCTTCCTGCTCGGGCTGGAGATCAAGACCTCCGTGCTCGAGCTCCTCGCCGCCGTAGGGCTCTCGCTGGTCTTCGGGGCGTCGCTGACCTGGATCTTCATCCTGCTGGGGCTCACGATGAAGACGGCGCAGGCCGTCCAGGGGATGGCGATGCTGGTACTGATGCCGCTGCAGTTCGGGTCGTCGATCTTCACACCGCCGTCGACCATGCCCGGCTGGCTGGAGTCGTTCACCGAGTACAACCCGCTCTCCAACCTCGCGGACGCGGCCCGCGCGCTCGTCAACGGCGGGCCCGTGGCCCACTCGGTGTGGATGACGCTGGGGTGGGCCGCCGCCATCACGGTGGTGACGGCACCCCTTGCGATCGCCAGGTTCCGTAAGAAGGCGTGA
- a CDS encoding BTAD domain-containing putative transcriptional regulator encodes MRYLLLGTTQAVRDDGTPVPPGGVRLRALLTALALRAGRTVPVDVLVDEVWDGDPPADPAGALQALVGRLRRALGPAAVALADGGYRLRADPDDVDLHRFDRLTGEGTRALEEGDAAKAASLLDDALALWRGPALADLPDRTAAQARWEARRTDARRARIAAALDLGGAEEAGPELLALCEAHPLDERLQALRIRALRATGRSAEALAAYEEVRRELAERLGTDPGPELAALHAELLNPPAPVAPMGNLRARLTSFVGREPELREIRDDLSRARLVTLLGPGGAGKTRLSQEAAELAAAQPGSPWPDGVWLAELAPVDDPSAVPEAVLTALGARETVLRGAGAEELRAADPHGTDPLVRLTDHCARRRMLVLLDNCEHVVGAAALLAERLLGSCPGLTILATSREPLGVPGELLRPVDPLPDAPALRLLADRGASVRPGFRVDADEETAAAATEICRRLDGLPLAIELAAARLRMLTPRQIADRLDDRFRLLTSGARTVLPRQQTLRAVVDWSWDLLTPTERAVLRRLSVFAGGCDLAAAEAVCPTPVPTPSPTPVPGRAAAGGERPTASGTSASPEGGGTAEVSGDAGDIAGAIGALVDKSLVVAEPAADGRMRYRLLETVAEYAAERLDEAGERAGAERRHLVHYRELARTTDPLLRGHGQQAALDLLRREYENLRTAVRRAIAARDEHEALCLVVSLAWYWHMQDLRADARQWTQAVAALHPDPFAPPVRPAPPLTERCTDSPPPLTPELLEEARRQAALIRMVNMDHGTENWTTPEKLPWLARVVDVYDAGQPQSCRFPASLWFYAVLITGDGDQLRRVLDRTVRVAEEYGPEWELANALQWRANILANRGMWAGDAHRDADRSLQIFERLGDAWGMAEALSSRGEAHEQRGDYEEAAADYRAAVEYAAVLGARGQALLLRARLANILLETGRGEEAEIILREVVSAGHDTGYEARSLARALLATWLGRSGRTDEARRELETLRRELRSDTLAIFEGIVIGSLAWLDTVDGRYAKAREGVRTALAYAMEPLSMVVAPQIPSVHLLTAARAIAGEGDALLAARLLGAHEVLLPPRHFMASMERENRRLAEDAARAALGDAAFEEAYAEGGSLTLEEAAALVHGTE; translated from the coding sequence GCGACGCGGCCAAGGCGGCGTCACTCCTCGACGACGCCCTCGCCCTGTGGCGGGGACCGGCGCTGGCCGACCTGCCGGACCGCACGGCTGCGCAGGCACGGTGGGAGGCCCGCAGGACGGACGCCCGCCGCGCGCGGATCGCCGCGGCGCTCGACCTCGGCGGCGCCGAGGAAGCGGGACCTGAGCTGCTGGCCCTGTGCGAGGCGCATCCGCTCGACGAACGGCTCCAGGCCCTGCGGATCCGGGCGCTGCGTGCCACCGGCCGGTCCGCAGAGGCCCTGGCTGCGTACGAGGAGGTACGCCGTGAGCTGGCCGAACGGCTCGGCACCGACCCCGGCCCGGAACTGGCCGCACTGCACGCCGAGTTGCTGAACCCGCCGGCACCGGTCGCCCCCATGGGCAACCTCCGCGCCCGGCTCACCAGCTTCGTCGGCCGCGAACCCGAACTCCGCGAGATCCGCGACGACCTGTCCCGGGCCCGGCTCGTGACGCTGCTCGGACCCGGCGGCGCCGGCAAGACGCGGCTGTCCCAGGAGGCCGCGGAACTGGCGGCCGCTCAACCCGGCAGCCCCTGGCCGGACGGTGTCTGGCTGGCCGAACTCGCGCCCGTGGACGACCCGTCGGCCGTACCCGAGGCGGTGCTCACGGCGCTCGGCGCCCGGGAGACGGTGCTGCGCGGCGCGGGCGCGGAGGAGCTGCGTGCCGCGGACCCGCACGGTACCGACCCGCTCGTGCGTCTCACCGATCACTGTGCCCGGCGCCGCATGCTGGTGCTGCTCGACAACTGCGAACACGTCGTCGGGGCCGCGGCGCTGCTGGCGGAGCGCCTGCTCGGCAGCTGTCCCGGTCTGACGATCCTGGCCACCAGCCGCGAACCGCTCGGCGTCCCGGGCGAGCTGCTCCGCCCGGTGGACCCGCTGCCGGACGCGCCGGCGCTGCGGCTGCTGGCCGATCGGGGCGCGTCCGTGCGGCCGGGCTTCCGGGTCGACGCGGACGAGGAGACCGCCGCCGCGGCCACGGAGATCTGCCGCCGCCTCGACGGGCTTCCGCTCGCCATCGAACTGGCCGCGGCCAGGCTGCGGATGCTCACCCCGCGCCAGATCGCCGACCGTCTCGACGACCGCTTCCGTCTTCTGACGAGCGGCGCCCGTACGGTGCTGCCCCGTCAGCAGACGCTCCGCGCGGTCGTCGACTGGTCCTGGGACCTGCTCACCCCCACGGAACGGGCCGTCCTGCGCCGTCTGTCGGTCTTCGCCGGCGGCTGCGACCTCGCGGCGGCCGAGGCGGTCTGCCCGACCCCGGTCCCGACTCCGAGCCCCACCCCCGTCCCGGGCAGGGCCGCCGCCGGAGGGGAGCGGCCCACGGCGTCCGGGACCTCCGCGTCGCCGGAGGGCGGCGGGACCGCCGAAGTGAGTGGGGACGCCGGCGACATCGCCGGTGCGATCGGCGCCCTTGTCGACAAGTCGCTCGTCGTCGCCGAGCCGGCCGCCGACGGACGGATGCGCTACCGGCTGCTCGAGACCGTCGCCGAGTACGCCGCCGAACGGCTCGACGAGGCGGGGGAGCGGGCCGGGGCCGAGCGGCGGCACCTGGTGCACTACCGGGAGCTCGCCCGCACCACCGACCCCCTGCTCCGCGGCCACGGCCAGCAGGCCGCCCTCGACCTGCTGCGGCGCGAGTACGAGAACCTGCGCACCGCCGTGCGGCGGGCGATCGCCGCCCGCGACGAGCACGAGGCCCTGTGCCTCGTCGTCTCGCTGGCCTGGTACTGGCACATGCAGGATCTGCGCGCCGACGCCCGCCAGTGGACCCAGGCCGTGGCCGCCCTGCACCCCGACCCCTTCGCGCCGCCCGTGCGCCCCGCGCCGCCGCTCACCGAGCGGTGCACGGACTCGCCTCCGCCGCTCACACCCGAACTGCTCGAAGAGGCCCGGCGGCAGGCCGCGCTGATCCGGATGGTCAACATGGACCACGGCACAGAGAACTGGACCACTCCGGAGAAGCTCCCCTGGCTGGCCCGCGTCGTCGATGTCTACGACGCGGGCCAGCCGCAGAGCTGCCGCTTTCCCGCCTCACTGTGGTTCTACGCCGTACTGATCACGGGCGACGGCGACCAACTGCGCCGTGTCCTCGACCGGACGGTGCGGGTCGCGGAGGAGTACGGCCCCGAATGGGAGCTGGCCAACGCCCTTCAGTGGCGGGCCAACATCCTGGCCAACCGCGGCATGTGGGCCGGCGACGCCCACCGCGACGCGGACCGCAGCCTGCAGATCTTCGAACGGCTCGGGGACGCCTGGGGTATGGCAGAGGCGCTCTCGTCCCGCGGCGAGGCCCATGAGCAGCGGGGCGACTACGAGGAGGCCGCCGCCGACTACCGCGCGGCCGTCGAGTACGCCGCCGTGCTCGGCGCCAGGGGCCAGGCGCTCCTGCTGCGGGCCCGCCTGGCGAACATCCTGTTGGAGACCGGCCGGGGGGAGGAGGCGGAGATCATCCTGCGCGAGGTGGTCTCCGCCGGACACGACACCGGGTACGAGGCCAGGTCACTGGCCCGGGCGCTGCTCGCGACGTGGCTCGGCCGCTCCGGCCGCACCGACGAGGCACGCAGGGAGCTGGAGACGCTGCGCCGGGAGCTCAGGAGCGACACCCTCGCCATCTTCGAGGGCATCGTCATCGGCTCCCTGGCCTGGCTGGACACGGTCGACGGCCGTTATGCGAAGGCTCGCGAGGGAGTCCGTACGGCACTCGCCTACGCCATGGAGCCGTTGTCCATGGTGGTCGCCCCCCAGATTCCTTCGGTGCACCTCCTGACGGCGGCCCGTGCGATCGCCGGCGAGGGTGACGCCCTGCTCGCGGCCCGGCTGCTCGGCGCGCACGAAGTGCTGCTTCCGCCGCGGCACTTCATGGCCTCCATGGAGCGGGAGAACCGCCGCCTCGCCGAGGACGCCGCCCGCGCCGCCCTCGGGGACGCCGCCTTCGAGGAAGCGTACGCCGAGGGCGGCAGCCTCACGTTGGAGGAGGCCGCCGCCCTGGTGCACGGGACGGAGTGA
- a CDS encoding cupin domain-containing protein, with product MAAIVSKNFDSADETRAFKDGKGKLDVINTEQGPVGRAVFEPGWRWSTHIKPIAGTDSCQAAHVGYMVSGRMKIVMDDGETGEAGPGDFISIAPGHDAWVVGDEPCVVLDWFGFGDYAKP from the coding sequence ATGGCCGCAATAGTGAGCAAGAACTTCGACTCGGCTGACGAGACCCGTGCGTTCAAGGACGGGAAGGGGAAGCTGGACGTCATCAACACCGAGCAAGGACCGGTCGGCCGTGCCGTGTTCGAGCCGGGCTGGCGCTGGTCCACCCACATCAAGCCGATCGCGGGAACGGACAGCTGTCAGGCCGCGCACGTCGGGTACATGGTCAGCGGCCGTATGAAGATCGTCATGGACGACGGCGAGACCGGCGAGGCCGGCCCCGGCGATTTCATCTCGATCGCGCCGGGCCACGACGCCTGGGTCGTCGGCGACGAGCCGTGCGTGGTGCTCGACTGGTTCGGCTTCGGCGACTACGCGAAGCCCTGA